The DNA region AGGATGTCCCGACATTCGAGGACAGGAAGGAGAATACGTCGGGTCTTGCGAATCTGACCTACGAGTTCTTCGAGAGGTCGAAACGCGAGAAGAACAGGGTCATGGATCAGAAGAGATACCGAGAAGTGTCTCTCCAGCCCTTCTGGCCCCACGAGATGGTACGCAACCTCTCGATTGCGGCGTTCTTCTCGGGAATGATAATACTTGTAGCGGCGTTCCTGCCGCCACACATATCAGAGCCCGCCAACCTGAGTAAGACACCGTTCATAATACTCCCCGACTGGTACCTCTACTGGTCGTTCGGACTCCTCAAGCTGGGTCCGATCAACCCCGGGCTCGCCTTCTTGGGGGGACAGAAGATAATGCCGGACAGAACCTACGGAGTCTTAGCTAACATAGTCGTGGTCGGCATCATAGCCGTCCTACCGTTCCTCAACACGGGAACCGCACGCCGACCCGTCGAGGAGCCGTTCTGGGCGTCGCTCGGGGTCGGGGGTGTCGTCTTCGCCTTCACCATAAGCGTCCTCGCTATCAAGAACCTCGTCGTGAGCTACCCCATATTCGGCTTCACGGTGAATACGTCGTTACTCTTCGACCTCACGTTCCTGTTACCCGTCGCGGCGGCACTCGTGACGTATCCGATACTCAAGAGCTTCCAGAAGGGGTACATGTACGACCTCAACAGGAGGTACTACCGTCTCAGGTAGTTTCAGAGTAGCATAGAACAAGAACAGAACGGAACAGAACAAACACAACACAGACACAGAGAAGACGTATGGGAACACAGACACAGACACAGACACAGAAACAGACCGACGACACCAAACCCGACCCCGGTCCCGAGACTACTTCCGAGACTCGGGACGTCGTGGTGACAGAGCGCGCCTACAAGGCAGCCACGGTGTTTACGACACTAGCCTCGGTGTCGATGATATTCGCGGGCTTCTACCTCATAGACCGTTCTATAGGCTGGCCTGCGCGTGGAGACCCGAACGTAGTAACCGGGATTGGGGTTTTACTCATACTCGGCGCAGCCGGACTCTACGTCTTCTCTATGAGATTCAAGACAATCGAGGAGATAAAGAATGGCAGATGAATTCATAATCGGCGGCGGACTGTTCACGGGCGGTGGACTACTATGGCTGATATTCGGAGGTCTCTACAAGACTTCCAGTTTCCAGAACCAGCTCGGATTCCCGGAGGAGACGGCTCCTCCTACGATAGGCATACCCCACGACCTCGGCGTCTTCTTCGCCGACGTCTCGATGGCGGTGATGCTTCTGGGTCCGCTAGTATTCTGGGTAGTAGTCCCCCTCCTAAAGTCAGTTGTACTTGCCGCCGGAGACGCCTCGGAGGAGTAGGCTACGAAGACTGAGTAGGAGAACAGTTAAAAAGACAGTTTCTTTTAAACCGCTTACCTATATACCTCAGTGAAAATACTAGTTCCGGTGCGTTACCCTCTTGGCGAAAACAGCATAAGTACCTTGAAGAGAGCCGTCGAGATAGCCGACGAGAGGGACGCGAGTCTCATAGTTCTCCACATAGACCTGTTTCAGGACTCGAAGAGAGTAGAAACCTCAGACCTCAGGCGGGAGGTCGAGTCGAAGATGGGTAAGATAGACGCTCACTACTCTGTGAGAGAGGGATTCCTCGTCGAGGAGTCGATACTTCAGGAAGCCGCGTCACGTGACACCGACATGATAGTTATAGGAAGGACACAGACGGGAAGGTGGAGACGTGCCCTCAGACGTATGATAGGAAACAGTCCCGACATAGAGAGATTCCTGCGTGAACGCCTCGAAGCCGAGATTCACGTCGTGTCGTGATCAGGGGTCTGACTCTGACTCTGACTCGTGTACCGACACGTGGCTCTCCGTCTCTGTCTCCGCCTCCGTCTCCGCCTCCGTCTCCGCCTCCGTCTTCATCTCCGACTCCGCCTTCTCGGACTGGGTTCTTAGGCTGACTGAGTTTCTCTCGTCGTCTATGATGAGATGTGAGTGGGGGTAAGGTATGTCTATGTCGTTCTTCTCGAACTCCCTTCGTATACGGCGGTTGATCTCCGACTCGACCTTGCGTATGTAGTAGGGGTCACGGAGCCAGTACATGAGTGTCAGACGAACCCCGTGATCGGCGAACTCCGATACGAGACACCGGGGTTCGAGGGGGTATTCGGCGTTTCCTATACGTACGTCTCCGTGTGTGCTTATGACCTCGGGCATACTACGTGCTGACTCGGTCATGACCTCCCTCGCCTTCTTGATGTCGCTCTCGTAGCTCACAGTGACGTCGGTCTCTTGTCGTGTCCTGAGATCCTCAGCGCTGTAGTTGTTGACGTCCCTCTTCC from Candidatus Afararchaeum irisae includes:
- a CDS encoding universal stress protein is translated as MKILVPVRYPLGENSISTLKRAVEIADERDASLIVLHIDLFQDSKRVETSDLRREVESKMGKIDAHYSVREGFLVEESILQEAASRDTDMIVIGRTQTGRWRRALRRMIGNSPDIERFLRERLEAEIHVVS
- a CDS encoding cytochrome bc complex cytochrome b subunit, coding for MDKDKQENQTQADDFEDEELLRVPDGGEEEGEEGILAEMSEDELEDKLDELEDLQERLAALEETDYAEDVPTFEDRKENTSGLANLTYEFFERSKREKNRVMDQKRYREVSLQPFWPHEMVRNLSIAAFFSGMIILVAAFLPPHISEPANLSKTPFIILPDWYLYWSFGLLKLGPINPGLAFLGGQKIMPDRTYGVLANIVVVGIIAVLPFLNTGTARRPVEEPFWASLGVGGVVFAFTISVLAIKNLVVSYPIFGFTVNTSLLFDLTFLLPVAAALVTYPILKSFQKGYMYDLNRRYYRLR
- a CDS encoding mechanosensitive ion channel family protein; the encoded protein is MASLREEVESYVEAQMTEFVDWVVNRVPELVAGVVVILIGYRLSKTAVSFLGRPVYSWVQRESIAKTTLRLVRYSIIAISVITAARIAFGISLTSVFLTATVFSAVLGIILAPLVGDIINGIFVLGDQPYEIGDMIELVDTGQKGFVDDVTIRYTKIFTTNNTFLVIPNSEIRKRDVNNYSAEDLRTRQETDVTVSYESDIKKAREVMTESARSMPEVISTHGDVRIGNAEYPLEPRCLVSEFADHGVRLTLMYWLRDPYYIRKVESEINRRIRREFEKNDIDIPYPHSHLIIDDERNSVSLRTQSEKAESEMKTEAETEAETEAETETESHVSVHESESESDP